Below is a window of Pseudomonas sp. B21-040 DNA.
CGGCCGGCGGCGTTTGCTCGTCAAAGTACAGTTCGCTGTAGCACTCGTCAGCGGCGATTACGAAGTCGTATTCGTCGGCCAGAGCGATCAGCTTTTTCAGCGTCTCGACCGGAATCAGTGCGCCGGTCGGGTTGCCCGGGGAGCACAGGAACAGGATCTGGCAGCGCTTCCAGATGTCGGGCGAAACGGCGTCGAAGTCCGGGTTGAAGCCGTTTTCGTCAAGGCATGGCAGGTAATGCGGCTTGGCGCCGGCGAGGAACGCAGCACCTTCGTAGATCTGATAGAACGGGTTCGGGCTGACCACCAACGCGTCTTCGCCACGGTTGACCACGGTTTGGGTGAAGGCGAACAACGCTTCACGGGTGCCGTTGACCGGCAGCACGTTGCGCGCCGGGTCGAGCCAGCCGCCCGGAACGCTGAAACGCCGTTCGCACCATGCGGCGATGGCTTCGCGCAGGGCCGGGATGCCGAGGGTGGTCGGGTACACGGCCATCTGATCCAGATTGCTGGCCAGGGCTTCGGCGACAAAGCTTGGCGAGCGGTGTTTCGGCTCGCCGATGGACAACGCGATAGGGCGCTTGTCCGGGTTTGGCGTGACGCTGCCGAGCAGGGCGCGGAGCTTCTCGAACGGGTAGGGCTGCAACTGGGTCAGAGCGTTGTTCATCGGGGGCCTCGTTCAATGTGGGCGCTGGCTTTTGTAGGAGCCGGGCTTGCCCGCGATGCAGGCGCCTCGGTTTGTCAGGTGCACCGAGGTGATGCTATCGCGGGCAAGCCCGGCTCCTACATAAGCGTTTTCCCACAGGGAAAGTTGGTTAATTCAGATACTGAGTCGTGACAGTTTGATATCGGGTTCGTGGCTGACGCTCAGTTGTTCAACGATTGCATCCTGCAAGCGGCTGCACAGCAGCGGGTCAGACAACTGCTGGTTATTGGCGTCGGTAATGAAGAACACGTCCTCCACCCGCTCGCCCAGCGTGGCAATCTTGGCGTTTTGCAGCGACAGGTCGAACTCCAGGAAGATCGTGCCGATCCGCGCCAACAGGCCCGGACGGTCGGGGGCGGTGAGTTCCAGCACGGTCACCGGACGTTGAGCGTCGTTGTGAATCGTGACCTGGGGCGCAAAGGCAAAATGCTTGAGCTGGCGCGGCACCCGGCGCTGAATGATGGTCGGGTAGTCGTCCGGGTTGCGCAGGGCTTCGGTCAGTCCATCGCGGATCTGTTTGACCCGCGCCGGGTTATCACCAATCGAGTCGCCGTCGGTGTCGAGCACAATATAGGTGTCGAGGGTGAACTGGCTGCTGGAGGTGATGACCCGGGCGTCGTGAATGTTCAAGTTGAGCTGGTCCATCGCCGCCACGGTCACGGCGAAGAAATCGTGTTGGTCCGGCGCATAAATGAAGATCTGAGTGCCGCCCTCGAACTCGCGCTGCGTGGTTTCCTTGATCAGCACCAGCGGCCCGCCGTCGGCAGGTTGTTGCAAGATCGCGTCGGTGTGCCAGGCGACGTCGCCAGCGGTGTGGCGCAGGAAATAGTCATCGCCTAGTTGTGACCACAGCTGTTCGACATCGTCCGGATCGTTTCCGCCGCGCACAAGGATGTCCAGGGCGGCGCTCTGGGTCTGACGGATCTGCATTTCACGATCCACCGGATTTTCCAGGCCGCGGCGCAGGGCGCGCTTGGTCTCGGTA
It encodes the following:
- the dapC gene encoding succinyldiaminopimelate transaminase; the protein is MNNALTQLQPYPFEKLRALLGSVTPNPDKRPIALSIGEPKHRSPSFVAEALASNLDQMAVYPTTLGIPALREAIAAWCERRFSVPGGWLDPARNVLPVNGTREALFAFTQTVVNRGEDALVVSPNPFYQIYEGAAFLAGAKPHYLPCLDENGFNPDFDAVSPDIWKRCQILFLCSPGNPTGALIPVETLKKLIALADEYDFVIAADECYSELYFDEQTPPAGLLSACVELGRKDFKRCVVFHSLSKRSNLPGLRSGFVAGDADILQGFLLYRTYHGCAMPVQTQLASVAAWNDEVHVRANRVLYREKYDAVLEILSPVMDVQRPDGGFYLWPNVEGDDEAFCRDLFVEEHVTVVPGSYLSRNVDGANPGAGRVRMALVAPLAECVEAAERIRNFVTRNK